catgtCACTTTTAAAGTCTCAAAGACAACCCCATTCCTACTCACCAGcatcattataaatatattaataatacaatGGAAGTAGGCAGGCAGAAGCTAAAGccagatgttaaaaaaataaaaaacattgtgAGCCAGGCTTAGGATAACAAGGAAAAGAGCAGCATTAACCCTCTTCCTAGATCATGGAAAGAGTAAAAGGTCCTTTTTATTCCTCTCGAAGCCACATCCAGAGGGGGCACCTCTCCCCATTCCTTGATAAATAACCTCCATACTCTAATCTAGCCAAAGATTCTGTCCTCCTTTTCTTCcatccattttcttctcttcattccAATTCTAATGAATTTAGTTTTCTGTCGTGTGACTTCTTTTCTCTCcaaattcctttatcttttcccttttccttctgggttttttttcctccatctgtTTACATATCTGGGTTTCTAATTCCACAAGGCAGGCAAACACACTCTGGTTAATCAAATAAATTCTATGTTGAAATGGAAACAACAAAATGTGTCCCTCTAATTTCCCCAATATAACACTTGCACAATACATACCTATTTCCTAGTAATGCTGCTGCCTCTCACTCAGAAGAGCTTAAAAAGTTTAATTACTAACAAATgagtttactaaaaataaattgataaataattgaatatatgGACTCATAGAGAACTATTATCTAAATTGGCACTtcccaacatttatttcttaaaagcaatAGTCCAACAAGGTgttccacaaaaaaaaataatggtgtcATGGTCAAATCACAAATTACACTAGGCTCGTAAAAGAATCTAAGAAATCTTGAAGTGAAGAAATTTAACTTTATTATCCAGCTTTTCCCAAACAAACCTAAGCTAATGAGTCCCTTTTTCTGCAACATCTATTAATACCTCACAGAACATGCACTTAGGAAATATTAATCCTAACCACTGATGAAAATATATCATGTAAAATATTACTTAATCTTATAATCTTAATAGTTCTCAAATGTGAgaacttttgaaaagcaaaaatgaatttacagagaaaataattagCCTGCTAGGTGAAATTTACCCTTGGTAGGTTAAAGTGACGCACTTTAAATATCACAAGTATACTGACCTCATCGAGATTCATTTAAGAATTATACTgaaatcgggcagcccaggtggctcagcggtttagcaccgccttcagcccagggcctgatcctggagacccgggattgagttccacgtcgggttccctgcatggagcccacttctccctctgcctgcgtctctgcctctctctttctctctctctctcataaataaaataaaataaataaaataaataaaatagaatagaatagaattataCTGAAATCACcacttgtgatttatttttttgaaagggaATGAGGAGCAAAATTTTCCCTAATGTCAAGTGTTATCACATGgaatattctacaaatattaagATATAAGACTATcctcatttctccttcatttatttttatgtttgatcTTCTCAAGtgagagaaaagaatgagattttgtgACTTACAAAACCTAATCACTACATAGACATGTTACATATTTATTGGAATGCAtgttatacaaaataaaaaattttatgaaaatgtgtCAATTTTCCCTTTAAGGTTAATTACCAATTATTTACTTCACAGGTTTTAAAGAGTATATGTTAAAGTACACACATTTTACCTGAAAGCTCCGTAAAGTGGTCTGTACCAACAGACAAATGAACAAGGAGTAAAAAGCAAGAACCACAGGATACTCAATCCAAAATCAACCCCTCTTGTAGGATCAACACAAAACCAAGCCAAGCATCCGAAGATATTTAGAAACAGTGTTACAGCGTGGACTGTGGaatcaaagaacaaaatagaaaagaaacatttatattcaatttatgaattcattcaacaaaaattgtaaatgaaaaaaTTCTTCCTAAGAACCAATGTACTCTACCACATTTCCAGTTAGTATCTTTCAAAACATTGCTGTTTCTTACACGTTTGATTTGAAAATAGTATATACAGGAAAGAGTCCTAATACACACCCTGTTTGGCAAAAATTCTTTTGGCCCTCTCCTAATGGGCAACTACCAGAGAAGCGGTGCCTTAGGAGATTCTTCCTGGGGAAGAAAACACCTGATGTGTCTCCTGATCCAAGATCCTGCCAGGAAAAAGAACCAGGTCTTGGAGGGAAAAGATCCCACATTTTGAGTTACCTTTCTGCAGACTAGACCTACAAACCCCCCAGAGTAGACTATACAAGGAGGAGAAAACTGCATTATAacatttttaagcaataaaattAACTAGAATCACTGAACTGAAAATACTAACAGTAGCAACTTGAGGGACTATATATAGTCAGTCTCTAAGGATTTCATCTTCTTaaggttaacattttttaaaaatgctgcaataaaaacGGTATTTTGGTGGAGGATTAAACTtacttttaaagaaaggaaataatgcatTTCAGCTGCTGTGGCAGACCTTTCTTTTAATTAACACAGTTAATGGAAAACTCTTTATATGACTCTTTATATGTTGTTAATAATTATATACCCAGAAAGGcctaaaacaaaaaatctgaGTATCATCTAACTATACTTTGATCCTAAAGAACTACATTTGCCCATTTTaattaataacttttttaaaggattttttaataatgtattcACAGgctgaattaaaagaaatacattttttcaaaaatttaaatcatattcAATATAAATTATTAGTACAACAAAAATATACCAActactaaattaaaaattaatacaaaactTAGTAAATCCAAACACAAAAATCCCAACTTACATTAAAAACTTTATAATCTTTTCaacttattattaaataaaaccaGTAATTAACAAAACAAGATCAAAACATACATTAAAGGATGTCTCTAAATTTGCTTTACAAACTAGATAAATATACAAACTCTAGAATAAGAAAAAGGGCACCAgaggaagaataaaatgaaaacatgtgggTTATAGAGATAAACCACTGAACTAATAAACCTCTACATTTCAATTTTTAGCTATAAAAATACAGGAGCTATTCCATGTTGAAATCTCCATTCCATTCTGTTACACAAAGAAGACTGACTCTTCCTTATTAACTTTATGACCACTAGGATTTCAAACTCTCATGAAGACTAGCTTCCTAAGAAATTTACTTATGATCTTTTGCCTCAAAAAAAGGAATTCTGTCAATGGcttaaaaacagatttcaaaagACCGTGAAAcagagtattattattttttaacactaaATAGCATCCAACTGCCTAAAAAAGTTTTACATATTCACAACATTATGATTCAAATTTCAACcttgagagaatttttaaaggtcTATCTTCTAATTTGCCTAAGAAAGAATATATGGGTATGTATATTTAAagttcattaaaaattctttcaactattgataaaaatatcaatttaattttgtgtaatatattaaaatttctttctaaatgttttcATAGTAATGAAAAACCATGACAATAAGtcatttatttctagaaaaaaataaaacgttcAGGCCTACTTACTAAACAGTCTACTTATACACAGATcaagaaatatacagaaaagcaaGGCACGTGAAATTTGTGATTCTGTGTTGCTGATTTCAATTCCATTACAATCCACTTGGTGGATTCCAGCTATCCATACAACACTAAAGATATTTTTAGGGCATTTTGTTTACATGATTTGTAAGTTGAATGACTCAACTTCATATAAAATTTCAATTGCTTTATTAAAGCACTCAAATCTGTTATCACTGAACCTAAATTTGCAACTATCCCTACAATATTCTTCTTGATAAGCTTTGCATTCCAACACAGACACCTAACATATGCAGATTTTAAACGGTATAATTATCTTCTTTACTAACTGATCTTTaaatggcttcttttcttttttttttttttaattcaagaataTACTCAAAGAGGTTAAGATTCATTTCACAGTAATAGTTCTAATTGCTTCAGTTCCTTTATCAAGTAAATTATTTCAAGTAAGGTATCTTTGAAAGTATATCTTCATCTTATTTGGGTTTGGTATTTTGTAGGTTGTATATAACATGGAAATCTAGACTCTGGGTTCTGGAGTCAAGCTATCCATTCCAACCCTAATTGTTGTGTATTCTTGAACAAATTACTCCAATTCTCTCTGCTTTggcttccttatctataaaactaAGTATtatagtacctacttcatagggtaGTTAGGAGTTAACAATATCATGTATATAAAGCGATTAGTACTATATCTGGTACAAATAAAGCCTCAATAAATGTTCtctttcattataattattattagagTATGAATAATACTTGCACTTGAATAATAAGCACTTGTTAACTCTGAAATCATTAAGAGGTTGACACTTCTtgaaaataacttattaaaaCAATCTCCATTTTATGAAATTTACAAATATCACTGAGCTGGTATTAGATCTTACCTTATCCcagtactgttttttaaaatattgagatcTCTTTATATATAATTAAGAGATCTGTCAATTCAACCGAATTAAGAAAAACTATATTCTAAACACCTCAgaaagttatatatttataaaacaaaatagaccTATTTTGAAACAATTAGCACAAGTAGCCATTCAGTTAAAATTAACCATCTTTTCCATTCAATCTCTATATACTAAATTCCTTATAGAATTTTCTTACAACCCCTATCTCCCCCatccaaaatatgtttttccaCTGAATCAAAGAACTTATACTTAAAATTCCAGGCCAATTTcttcccattaaaaaataatttttacatatacGCATATAtgttgattaaataaaatatataggttGTTTACATGTACACATACAAAATCAAAACCTTTAATATTAAAAGTATACAATACTACTTTCACTGGTGATTTAGCAAGATACTAGGTCAACAACAAAATCTCAAAGAGAAACTAAGAGTTAATGTACTTATCCATAAGGAATTGCTACTCACATTgtaaaataactttatatatacGAAGAATGCTCCTAAAAGATTTTGAGGAAAACCGTCTCATTTATttaggagggggaaaaaacagcTCCCTAATTTTATAATAACATGCATAAATTTCTCCATCAAGAATGTATATTACAAATTATCCATTAGTCCAGCAGTTATGCAGGTGAGAAGTCATGACAGCTACACCCTCTAACTAACATACTAACATTAAATGGTGCTGAGACTACTGTttggaataaaagtaaaacagagaATAAGTGGGAATTCTGTGTATGTAGAATAAACTCTTAACagcttgacattttattttagtattacatgagttgaaattatttcaaaacaaggcAAGTACCACAGCCTAATAAATGTGTGTCCTAATGTTCTATTTAGTAAAATATCCTACATTAACTAGGTACTTCCAATAATAAAAGTACTTATCAACCACTTGAAAGTGAAAAGTAAATTATGCTCAAAGCTCtgagaaaaatgatattttgtagcccctttaaaaagtcataatgctttaatagaattttttagaCAGCCTTCATATGTATAAAAATAGTGcaattttttcaaaacaaatataacCTAGATAGTATTTTACAACTATTcctttttcctcaaaaaatacattatatgtgACAGAGAAGTCCCTTCCTCAAAAGAATGCCAGTTCTCCTTTGTTTTCCTCAGCTTAGATTGTCATATTCAATATAATTTTGCAGTACCTAAATATGTTCCACTCCGAAAATTAAGAGCTATACAAAAAGACCATTTGTGATACTATCCTTGATATCTGAATTCCAAAAAGGAGggtttttaacaataaaaaaactcTGTtgaatatacacattttatactCACACATCCACAAGTAGTACATAATCTTTACTGTCTTCTGGAATTCTACAGGAATGTCTACAGAAAAATCCTGGTAAAAACAAGGTCCCACAGGAAAATTGCCAGGAAGAGGTGGCCAATTATTTTTTCTGcctgcaaattttaaaaaaattatattaggaCCAATATGTGCTATTCTTATTCTTGGTTTCATAACAAAgaacattatttgttcttttaatagaTGTTTTATAAATCAAATACTGTATCTCTACATTCCTATATATGTATAGCTTTGAAAGCTaagctttgcatttttaaaaattttcccaaagtaggggcacctggctggttcagtcaacagagcatgagactcttgatctagggttgtgggttcaaactccatgttgggtatagattacttacaaataaaatcttaaaaaaaaatttccccagaGCATCTTTAGAAAACATTAATATATGTACAGCTGATATAcagacacaaaaaaaaaagagcacaaagacATACCCTGTGACTCTACCCTAAAAACAAATCTATTTCTCCAAGTCCTAAGCGTCTGGCTGTCATGTGAATGCCATGCAGTTTTTAAATATCTACAACTTCCTCCTCAGCATCTTAAGTCTTTGAATATAATTCCTAGTCAATGTGAAGAAGGAAGACCAGCGTAAAATCTTCTGAGTTTTCTACTGTTAACTCCATGAAGAAACAACACAATTAACTAATACCAAAGACTCAAATTTGGAAATCTCAAAATCtgacaaaaataatattcaagggatccctgggtggcgcagcggttgagcacctgcctttggcccagggcgcgatcctggagacccgggatcgaatcccacgtcgggctccctgcatggagcctgcttctccctctgcctatgtctctgcctctctctctctctctgtgtgactatcatgaataaataaataaaatctttaaaaaaataataataatattcaaaatatacattaagAAAGCCATAAAACTAGGAGAAAACATGAAACAGGAGAAGGAAGCTAAGGAATTATAACACCTTCAAAAacctaaaggaaaaacaaattcaaactATGAGGAGGGAAAATGTGTCTACATAAAGACATGAAACTGAAAATAGAGATTGGGAAGTGATGGGAacaataaaaacactaaaattaaAGCAAGAagtcaaaacattaaaaacagaaggtaaacacaaaaaaaaaaaggccacttctcattttagaaatttttgccacaatttttgaaaattcgattttatatactttatatagaCTAAGAAAATTTTACAGTGGAAAACAAGAATGACCTATGTCTGATTCTTTCCAACATGTCTCTGCTATTtataattctttccaaattttatattcatttttcttacaAGTCTCATAATATttgagaggaggaaagaatagtAATGTTAGAAGTAGGATCTGAGAACAGAAGTGCCTAGCCATTTATTGGCTAGGGGGCTTTGAGTACCTTAAACTCTTGAAGACTGTAAAATCTGAAGACATCTGTAAAATCTTATGTTTCTTCATAAATTTAAGAGTAGAAATAACAAGAGAATAGCAACTATATCACCCTTCAGAGAACTGTACTAATAATTAAATGAGTTAGTAAGTACTTACATGAATTTCCTACTCTGAATTTCCTACTCTGTTACTATCTTTACTAAAATATCTCCCATAGAGATAACTTATATTAGTCAATACTAAGGACATAGGACAGGTTTTATTACAGGTATTTCAGAAACACTGATCTCAAATAAacctttaatttctccttttaagaTATTGTCTCCAGTGTCACAAGCAACAAAATGGCCAAGGATAAATGTGTCCTCAGAAGGCCCTAGgcttacatgcttttttttttttaataatctttgaatatataaattttatttttagtttttaaatttgttaattaacacacagtgtaatattatttttagGTGTACATTATAATggttcaacactttcatacaacacctgATACTCATCACAGCAAAGGTTCTCCTTAACCACCattctcacccacctcccctctggtaaccatagagtttattctctatagttttCCACAGTGTTTCTGGATTTGTGTCGCTTTTTGCCCCCTATGATCAgtagttttatttaattccacatatgagtgaaatcatatggtatttttcattCTCTGACTTAGGCTTACACAGTCTAAGATATGGAAGAAATAGTTCAGTATATTGTTGTGGACTAAGCCCCGTCATTCCATCACTATCTTAGACATAGTAACAATGACTTGTCTAGCTCTTTATCCCTTCTAGGCCAGACACTGCTACCTTTCTCTAAGATACTCCCTTGAAGTGCCCTTTAGTAGTCACAGTCTGCACAGATTTCATAGCAAATGATCAATTCAGTACTTCTTTCTTTGGCATCACTGAGAAGGCTTCCCAGAGTCATGCCACACATTTTTTTAACATGATTTGGCAGGTATGTTATAGTTTTGAGGACAAGGGCAGATAATTAGAAACTGGGCTGAATAAACAAAAGGTAAGAGTCAAATTTAGGGCACCCTCCCATTGTACTCTTAAAGCTTCAATAGATTCAAAGAGGGCCCAAGTGCAGGATCAAAGACTTCTGGCCAAAATCTAAAATTATCATATGCACATTTACTTCCTGTGTTGATAAAGCTAACATTGTTTTAATCAAAAAACTATGCAAATCAGCCAAGATCAGAGAGCTACAGAGTAACAAGTTGGAAATCTGCTGTCTGATCTTGCTAGAACAGGAAAAAAGGGCATGGCCTTGTCCATAAACCAGAATGACTTAGAGCTAGCATAGGCATAATTTAAGtgtttcaaagttatttttatttcaaatttctttggATACTACCATGTTGactgagattttgcatttctcgTTCTCGACGATCTAAttctgctgcttttctttctaGCTCTTCTTGGCGCTTAAGAAGCTCAGCTTGGGCCAAGGCATGttccttaaacaaacaaacaaaatatcaatGCATGAATAGGTTGTCAGAGGTAGAAAATCCTGTAACACTACTATACTATCTacctttttttaagttaattcattttttagtcatctctacacccattatggggctcgaactcacaatcccaagatcaagaggcaTACAATATTCAAAACTTAATTCAAATGCTCTTCCAAAATACAGGAATTCACTTAAGATTACAGTTTCAAAAGATAATATGGAGATATTTGACTGATTTTGGCTTTTTTGTTATGAAAACTGTCAGTGAGACTATTGGGCATATTAGAACAGAACAAAATTCTATCAGTAAGAGTAATCAGAGTCctaattgggaaaataaaatcaaagtgacCTCTGTGCATAAATGAGAATGAAGAACAGAGGGAACAACTGAGGCAAAACAGACAAATGGAGAAATGACCACTGAATTGCCTCTTAAGAATTGGCTTGAACAGTACCTAAGGTTTCCAATGCAAGAATATATAGTATCTTCTATTTTAGAAGACAAGGAGATGAAGGAGGATATGATTAAGaaattctggggatgcctgggtggctcaggagttgggtgtctgcctttggctcagggcatgatcctgggatcaagtcccaaatgaGGTTCCCtctgagaagcctgcttctccttctgcctgtgtctctgcctctttctctgtgtttctcatgaataaataaataaaatcttaaaaaaaaaaaaagaagaagaaaaaaaaattctggtctGTAACTCCATCTGCCTTTATGTAATATGAGATATCTTCTTCATCTCCTTTATTCTCATATTTTTGTCATCTGTTACTTCTTACCACTGTCCTTTCCTTAGCCATTACAACTCTTTTCCAATAGTTTCTATTATCCTATCATTGGTTTTATAATAGCACTATGCATTAAACAGTGAAACCAAAGTAACAAAGATTTCCCTCAACAACTGTGCATCAGGAAGATATATGAATTCAACAGCTGCTAATAATACAGTGAAGCAAATATTATAAGCTGAAAAGAGAACTGTATTATAGGGTTGATAAACTAGCTAACCCAAActcaaaaagtaaattaaaaattaaataaagaaaagaaatcaagccAACTTATAAAGAATTCTTTGAAGATGCTATTTATATTGTAATTTCCAATACAAATCTACCCACATAACATGAACTAACCTTTGCAATCTGTGTATAAGCTGGATGTTCCTCCGTTGGTTTCATTATTGCTGGTTGTGTACTGGGGACGTTAGGCATTTTCACAGTGCCTGGTGGAGGCTAGGAAGATTAAGAAAAGGACAAATTATGTAACACAGAGATCcaattttaacttctttaaaaaggcCTAACcccaacaaaaagcaaaatgccaagaattcctctcttcctcctctagTTTGTGGTATAGTGCTGCTTCAGTTCTCCATCTCTATCTCTATTTTCCCaaattcattcttcaactctccTCCCGGATGCTGGATGCCAAGcgtaaaaacacaaaacaaaatctttaggtATTCCTTTTTAGTACAACACAGATAGCACCAAACTGAAGAATTTACATTAAGGTTAACTCTTTCCACTAAAGAAAGGTACATGCCTGGCTAGAAAGATAGCAGAGTAGGAGGAACCTAAGCTCAGCAACTCCCACAGATACAACTAGATTTCCACATCAACAGAAATAATCCAGAAACAGTCCAAGGACTGGCacaacaaactccacaactagggatgcctgggtgattcagtagttgagcatctgcctttggctcaggttgtgatcccagagtcctgggatcaagtcctgcatcgggctccttgcgaggagcctgcttctccctctgcctgtgtctctctctgcccctctctctgcgtaactgtgtgtctctcatgaataaataaaatcttaaaaaaaaaaaaaaaactccacaccTAAGGCAAGGAAGAGGCCATATCAAAGAAGGTATGAAGGGTGAAGATGCAGTCTGATAGCAAAAAGGACCACAGTCAGCCTCGGTGAAGAAGGAGCCAGGGGCACAGAAAAGAGCGGAAAACAGACTTTCACACTGGGGAGCCTGCTAACAGGAAGGATGAATCTCCGTAATATCTGCCTTttaaatttcatgagttcttaaaaCCAGCAGGACTAaacccagaattttaaaaaccagcatGCTCAGCTCTGGAAGAGCCCAAAAGATGTTAGGAAACAAGAGTCCCTCATCTTAATGAGACACCATGAAAAATAGCCTATGCAGATGCAGTACAGaaccagcagtttgaaaaatgccatgGGCAGGTAAGAAGGAGAATAATTTGCACATCTCAGAGCATGGCCTGAGGAGACAGGGATTATGGAAAGAtctctccaggaacaaaggagctgaaaaggtgacattttcctcccctgcccctagCATAAGTAACAGTCACCTAAGGAAACCAGAGCTGTGTGGATACATGCTACTTAACTTGCTTATACCAAGCCCAGCCACCTGTGTTTTGGCAGATCAGCCCTTCCCAGTTAtgcgccccaccccccccacccctcaaatCCTGGTGCTATGGTGTCTCTCCCTGAGAAGACCAGTGCAAACCCAGCCAAAACCACATCTCCTGACCTGCTTATTTTGCAGGACTCAGTTCCAGCAGGGGCAGATATCATTTCACAAGTAGACCACTGCACACCTTGCTACTCAACAATAGGTAAAGAAAGCAACAGCAAATAAATGGACTAAAGGAAAAAGATGCTGAAACTCAACAGAGCACATGCAATACACATGCCCTAAACCACCACCCTGGGGAACAAtgacactgcactgcagggcactataATACCTCTTCTTCAAAGGCTATTAAGAGTAAGATAAGTAGCTGActtctaacacacagaaacagacacagagagtcaaAGTAAGACAGAGTAACATCCtccaaatcaaagaaaaacacCAAACCACAGCAATAgaccaaagaaaaatgaataagatatctgatagaaaatttaaaatagtgatcataaagatattcactgg
The Canis lupus baileyi chromosome 2, mCanLup2.hap1, whole genome shotgun sequence genome window above contains:
- the SCAMP1 gene encoding secretory carrier-associated membrane protein 1 isoform X2, with translation MSDFDSNPFADPDLNNPFKPPPGTVKMPNVPSTQPAIMKPTEEHPAYTQIAKEHALAQAELLKRQEELERKAAELDRREREMQNLSQHGRKNNWPPLPGNFPVGPCFYQDFSVDIPVEFQKTVKIMYYLWMFHAVTLFLNIFGCLAWFCVDPTRGVDFGLSILWFLLFTPCSFVCWYRPLYGAFRSDSSFRFFVFFFVYICQFAVHVLQAAGFHNWGNCGWISSLTGLNQSIPVGIMMIIIAALFTASAVISLVMFKKVHGLYRTTGASFEKAQQEFATGVMSNKTVQTAAANAASSAATSAAQNAFKGNQI